The following is a genomic window from Nitrosomonas communis.
TATAAAAGGAAATCATATTAAATTCAAATTAAGCGTTTTATAAATTTAAGATTGAGTCAGACAAAGCGTGAACTGAAATAAAACAACTCTGACTAAAATAGGTAATAATAATGAGAAGTATCTTTCCAGATTTGCTATCTGCTTTGTTTTTTATGATTCTTAAGGGTTTTCTAATCTTTGTATGAGCCATCAGCAATTCCCGCTCTTAAGAGTGGCCTATGCAATTTTTTTGAAAAGGACTACTTATGAGTGTAAATATAGTTGACATAGATCAGAGTCAAAGCAAACGACTTACTCGGAGTCAAGGTAAGCGGCTTACGCCAGCACTATACACATTGTTAGAAGCATGTGTTGAAATGAAAACAACCAATACCAAAGTACTTGCAGCTCACTTATGTCGCTCTCCTGCCACCATTCGCACTGAGTTCCAACGAATTCTTTCCTTTATGGATGTGCATTGCAGATATGAGGCATTGCGAAAAGCAGAAGATAATGGATTGATCCGACGACGTAAGCGAAGATAAATTGGCAAGGAATGGCAAGGAATTTGGTAGAGCAATCTGCTGATGTTGAGTTTTCCATGCCAACCTTGTTGGCAAGAACATACTTATAACATATTAGCCATCTATGTCACTGTTACTTTCTGGAAGCGCTTCATCTGGATTGTAATTGATATATTGCTGTAATATCTGACGTAATAGTTAAATGATCGATCTCATGGTAGCTTTTGATGTTCCTGCTATTGTGAGATAAAAAGTTATGCTCATGTATTATTGCGAAACTTTTTTTATTCTTGAGCATCGCTATGGAACAAAGCGTGACGATGCCTCATGAGATTCGCTGGCTGGATGCACGGTATAAATTCTTTGTTTTAATCTACGGATCACAGCAAATCAGGCTATCTCCTACTTTTCTCAATGAGAATATTTGCTTTGTCTGGACATAATAGGGCAATATCGGTAATTGGCAACTTGATTTGCTTTTTCCTGATTAACGCTCTGCCGCCCAATGGGAGATCAAATCAAAATGTCGCTGCTCTTCGTATTACCTATCATAAAGTGCCATGATGTGATGTGGCTGCTGCCATGACAGCGTGCAGGCAGCTGGCAAAGGTTGATTGAGTATGTTGAATATGGTTAGTCTTCAAAACATTGATATCCATAGCTCTACGATAAAGCACGAAATAACGTGTAGCTAATCTGGAGATGAGCTCAGATAAGCTCTAATTTGATAAGACTTTCCACAATTTTGGCGGGAGAATGCTATGACGAAAAGAATGATCGTAATTTTGGTCCTAATCCTGGCTGCATGCACAAGTATCAGAGGACCGAAAGAGCAGCCATGGATTTATGAAGAACCGATAGCTGGAAATCATGTTGATCTGGCACGCTGCGTTGTAGCTAGGTTGCAAGCGGATAGCAGATGGTCAATTCGTATGTTGCAATTCAGCAATCGACTCTATCAGGATATCGACGCATCCGCAATTTATGCCTATGACACAAGATTCCTGCCGGGTATCTTTGCGCGTAATTCCCCTACCAATCCCGATGCAGTTTTTGAATATGTTGCCCCGAACCCAGGAATCCGCTCCTGTCATCAAGATAGTGCCGAGGTGGAACCTGCTTATGCATTTGTTTTGATGATTAAGAATATGAGTGATAACCGTACGATGGCGACTTTGAAAGGCAATAAGCATGTAGGGGGTATCGCTTGGCAGCATTTGCAAACGTGCGTACTGACCAGAGCAAAGTCTTCATAATAGTGCTTCAGTTTGGCTGATCAAGGTTTGTCATTAGGCTCACTACTATACACTTATGAATTCATGGCATGCTGTTTCAGCTTGCAAAAATAAAAATATTATTCTTGTCAGTAATTTAAAACATGTTTCGAGGCTACGATGTGATCATCATCGGCGCGGGTGCAGCCGGGTTGATGTGTGCGATACAAGCCGGGAAGCGCGGACGGCACGTATGGTTGATCGACCATATGGCAAAAATTGCGGAGAAAATACGTATTTCAGGTGGCGGGCGCTGCAATTTTACTAATCTCCATGCGCAGCACCGATGTTATCTTTCGCAAAATCCA
Proteins encoded in this region:
- a CDS encoding helix-turn-helix domain-containing protein, whose product is MSVNIVDIDQSQSKRLTRSQGKRLTPALYTLLEACVEMKTTNTKVLAAHLCRSPATIRTEFQRILSFMDVHCRYEALRKAEDNGLIRRRKRR